Proteins encoded together in one Flavobacteriales bacterium window:
- a CDS encoding quinol:cytochrome C oxidoreductase has protein sequence MVIGAVAAVIGILGDHTDHHQRTWASLFVNGFFFFGIALGTLFFYALQNATETAWSVMVKRVYEGILGFLPIGAGVVLLCLAAGSLGLHHIWHWMDPRVTDPTNAEHYDALIAGKSSFLNLPFFWVRAIAYMATFILFARWFRKQSQALDELSGEALVKRHLLMYRRGALFLVLFAVFSSILSWDWLMSIDAHWFSTLFGWYVFSGMWVSAMITAVVLVLYLRRKGYLPQVNNSHIHDMGKWVFAISFLWSYLWFSQFMLIWYANIPEEVTWFQTRIDHHPGLLWTMFFINFAVPMVLLMSRDAKRSPRFLIGVGAVIFIGHWLDVIQIVMPGALGHHFHGVGLLEVGMFLAFLGLLIHTVLTTLTKAPLTPVQHPFLEEAVHHSI, from the coding sequence ATGGTCATCGGCGCCGTGGCCGCCGTCATCGGCATCCTCGGCGACCACACCGACCACCACCAGCGCACCTGGGCGAGCCTCTTCGTGAACGGCTTCTTCTTCTTCGGCATCGCCTTGGGCACCCTGTTCTTCTATGCGCTGCAGAACGCCACCGAGACCGCCTGGAGCGTGATGGTGAAGCGGGTGTATGAAGGCATCCTGGGCTTCCTGCCCATCGGCGCCGGCGTGGTGCTGCTGTGCCTGGCCGCAGGAAGCCTGGGCCTGCACCACATCTGGCACTGGATGGACCCGCGCGTGACCGACCCCACCAACGCCGAGCACTACGACGCGCTCATCGCCGGCAAGAGCTCCTTCCTCAACCTGCCTTTCTTCTGGGTGCGTGCCATCGCCTACATGGCCACCTTCATCCTGTTCGCCCGCTGGTTCCGCAAGCAGAGCCAGGCGCTGGACGAGCTGAGCGGCGAGGCCCTGGTGAAGCGCCACCTGCTGATGTACCGTCGGGGCGCCCTCTTCCTCGTGCTGTTCGCGGTGTTCAGCAGCATCCTGTCCTGGGACTGGCTGATGAGCATCGATGCGCACTGGTTCAGCACCCTGTTCGGCTGGTATGTGTTCAGCGGCATGTGGGTGAGCGCCATGATCACCGCGGTGGTGCTGGTGCTGTACCTGCGCCGCAAGGGCTATCTGCCCCAGGTGAACAACAGCCACATCCACGACATGGGCAAGTGGGTCTTCGCGATCAGCTTCCTTTGGAGCTACCTCTGGTTCAGCCAATTCATGCTGATCTGGTACGCCAACATCCCCGAGGAGGTCACCTGGTTCCAGACGCGGATCGACCATCACCCCGGGCTGCTGTGGACCATGTTCTTCATCAACTTCGCCGTGCCCATGGTGCTGCTCATGAGCCGCGATGCCAAGCGCAGCCCGCGCTTCCTGATCGGGGTGGGCGCCGTCATCTTCATCGGCCACTGGCTGGATGTGATCCAGATCGTGATGCCCGGTGCGTTGGGCCATCATTTCCATGGGGTGGGCCTGCTGGAGGTGGGCATGTTCCTGGCCTTCCTGGGCCTGCTGATCCACACGGTGCTCACCACCCTCACCAAGGCTCCCCTGACCCCCGTGCAGCACCCCTTCCTGGAGGAGGCCGTGCATCATTCCATCTGA
- a CDS encoding class I SAM-dependent RNA methyltransferase, whose product MSDGLFPMTAQTMFGLEDLLVAELEAIGARDIEKHNRAVGFRGDEACMYRANYTLRTALRILVPVHGFGVRHEEDLYRGIKAMPWERYMDVDDTLSVHCTLHSDRFTHSQFLALKAKDAIVDRFRARQGRRPSVDLEDPTLRIHLHVHGDDCLVSLDSSGGSLHKRGYRDHTNLAPINEVLAAGLVLLSGWDGRSNLVDPMCGSGTLLIEAAMIAGRIPPGIHRKRFGFERWKGFEADTWQAVRTQALAAIDTTHKPLILGGELSPHVARKAESNIASAGLKVRIRVVNRPFQELEPPEGGGILLLNPPYGERMVKDEDIDALYAMIGDTLKQRWAGWTAWMITSNLEAAKHVHLTPKPRIKLFNGALECRFMRYEMYSGTRRTFEA is encoded by the coding sequence ATGTCCGACGGCCTCTTTCCCATGACCGCCCAGACCATGTTCGGGCTGGAGGATCTGTTGGTGGCCGAGCTCGAGGCCATCGGCGCGCGGGACATCGAGAAGCACAACCGGGCCGTGGGCTTCCGCGGCGACGAAGCCTGCATGTACAGGGCGAATTACACCCTGCGCACCGCCCTGCGGATCCTGGTGCCCGTCCACGGCTTCGGCGTACGCCACGAGGAAGACCTCTACCGCGGCATCAAGGCCATGCCCTGGGAGCGGTACATGGACGTGGACGACACCCTTTCGGTGCACTGCACGCTCCACTCCGACCGGTTCACCCACTCGCAGTTCCTGGCGCTCAAGGCCAAGGACGCCATCGTGGACCGCTTCCGCGCACGGCAGGGCCGGCGGCCCTCGGTGGACCTGGAGGACCCCACGCTGCGCATCCACCTCCACGTGCACGGCGACGACTGCTTGGTGTCGTTGGACAGCAGCGGCGGCTCCCTGCACAAACGCGGCTACCGCGACCACACCAACCTCGCCCCCATCAACGAGGTGCTGGCCGCGGGGCTGGTGCTCCTCTCGGGCTGGGACGGGCGCAGCAACCTGGTGGACCCCATGTGCGGCAGCGGCACCCTGCTCATCGAGGCCGCCATGATCGCCGGCCGCATCCCGCCCGGCATCCACCGCAAGCGGTTCGGCTTCGAGCGCTGGAAGGGGTTCGAGGCCGACACCTGGCAGGCGGTCCGCACCCAGGCCCTCGCTGCCATCGACACCACCCACAAGCCCCTCATCCTCGGCGGCGAGCTCAGCCCCCACGTGGCCCGCAAGGCCGAGAGCAACATCGCCAGCGCCGGGCTCAAGGTCCGCATCCGGGTGGTCAACCGGCCCTTCCAGGAGCTCGAGCCCCCCGAAGGCGGCGGCATCCTCCTGCTCAACCCGCCCTACGGCGAGCGCATGGTGAAGGACGAGGACATCGACGCCCTCTACGCCATGATCGGCGACACGCTCAAGCAGCGCTGGGCCGGCTGGACGGCCTGGATGATCACCAGCAACCTGGAGGCCGCGAAGCACGTCCACCTCACGCCCAAGCCCCGCATCAAGCTGTTCAACGGTGCGCTCGAATGCCGCTTCATGCGCTACGAGATGTACAGCGGCACGCGGCGGACGTTCGAGGCGTAA
- a CDS encoding YXWGXW repeat-containing protein, with protein MFSVPLLSPFVYTWIPGRWTRSGCAARPVWLRANCHRSLRSRHRRGMHRWPHPLQ; from the coding sequence ATGTTCTCAGTGCCGTTGTTATCACCTTTCGTGTACACCTGGATCCCAGGTCGTTGGACGAGGTCTGGTTGCGCAGCACGTCCAGTTTGGCTTCGGGCGAACTGTCACCGATCCCTACGTTCTCGGCATCGTCGGGGCATGCACCGTTGGCCGCACCCACTGCAGTGA
- a CDS encoding cbb3-type cytochrome c oxidase subunit I, with protein MGSVATAPHAHAGHAHDAHHHHEESFVSKYVFSQDHKMISKQFLITAIIMAVVAVIMSVIFRLQLAWPGESFAFSSFFLGEKWAPNGVLDPNMYLGLVTIHGTIMVFFVLTAGLSGTFSNLLIPLQVGARDMASGFLNMLSYWFFFLSSVLMLASLYVEGGPASAGWTVYPPLSALPQSIPGSGAGMTLWLVSMAIFIASALLGGLNYVVTVLNLRTKGMKMTRMPLTIWAFFVTAVLGILSFPVLLSCALLLLMDRSLGTSFYLSEIHVAGEALDHVGGSPILFQHLFWFLGHPEVYIVLLPALGITSEVIATNARKPIFGYRAMIGSILAIGFLSFIVWGHHMFLTGMNPFLGSVFVFTTLLIAIPSAVKVFNYLTTLWRGNLVMSPAMLFSIGLVATFIAGGLTGIILADSALDINVHDTYFVVAHFHIVMGMSAIFGMFAGVYHWFPKMYGKMMNTKLGYAHFWLTFVAAFGVFFPMHFIGLAGAPRRYYSYTEFPMFDGVVDLNVLVTIFAILGALAQILFLFNFFYSVFRGPKAVQNPWKGTTLEWTTPVEHIHGNWPGAIPTVHRWPYDYSKPGKAEDFVPQTVPLEHGEEEEHG; from the coding sequence ATGGGATCCGTAGCCACCGCCCCCCACGCCCACGCCGGGCACGCGCACGATGCGCACCATCATCACGAGGAGAGCTTCGTGTCGAAGTACGTCTTCTCGCAGGACCACAAGATGATCAGCAAGCAGTTCCTGATCACAGCGATCATCATGGCGGTGGTCGCGGTGATCATGAGCGTGATCTTCCGCCTGCAGTTGGCCTGGCCGGGCGAGAGCTTTGCCTTCAGCAGCTTCTTCCTGGGAGAGAAGTGGGCGCCGAACGGTGTGCTCGACCCCAACATGTACCTAGGCCTGGTCACCATTCACGGCACCATCATGGTGTTCTTCGTGCTGACCGCTGGCCTCAGCGGCACCTTCAGCAACCTGTTGATCCCTCTGCAGGTGGGTGCGCGCGACATGGCGAGCGGCTTCCTGAACATGTTGAGCTACTGGTTCTTTTTCCTCAGCAGTGTACTGATGCTGGCCTCCCTCTACGTGGAGGGCGGCCCTGCGAGCGCGGGCTGGACGGTGTATCCGCCGCTGAGCGCGCTGCCCCAGTCGATCCCGGGTTCGGGCGCGGGCATGACCCTGTGGCTGGTGAGCATGGCCATTTTCATCGCCAGCGCCCTGTTGGGCGGCCTGAACTATGTGGTGACGGTGCTGAACCTGCGCACCAAGGGCATGAAGATGACGCGCATGCCGCTGACCATCTGGGCGTTCTTCGTGACGGCCGTGCTGGGCATCCTGAGCTTCCCGGTACTGCTGAGCTGCGCGCTGCTGCTGCTGATGGACCGCAGCCTGGGCACCAGCTTCTACCTGAGCGAGATCCACGTGGCCGGCGAGGCGCTGGACCATGTCGGGGGCAGCCCGATCCTCTTCCAGCACCTGTTCTGGTTCCTCGGCCACCCCGAGGTGTACATCGTGCTGCTGCCGGCGCTGGGCATCACCTCCGAGGTGATCGCCACCAATGCGCGCAAGCCCATCTTCGGTTACAGGGCCATGATCGGCTCGATCCTCGCGATCGGCTTCCTGAGCTTCATCGTGTGGGGCCACCACATGTTCCTCACGGGCATGAACCCCTTCCTGGGCTCGGTGTTCGTGTTCACCACCCTGCTGATCGCCATCCCCAGCGCGGTGAAGGTGTTCAACTACCTCACCACCCTGTGGCGCGGCAACCTGGTGATGAGCCCGGCGATGCTGTTCAGCATCGGCCTGGTGGCCACTTTCATCGCCGGCGGCCTCACGGGCATCATCCTGGCGGACAGCGCGCTGGACATCAACGTGCACGACACCTACTTCGTGGTGGCCCACTTCCACATCGTGATGGGCATGAGCGCCATCTTCGGCATGTTCGCGGGCGTCTACCACTGGTTCCCGAAGATGTACGGGAAGATGATGAACACCAAGTTGGGCTATGCGCACTTCTGGCTCACCTTCGTGGCGGCCTTCGGCGTGTTCTTCCCGATGCACTTCATCGGTCTGGCCGGGGCCCCGCGCCGCTACTATAGCTACACGGAGTTCCCCATGTTCGACGGTGTGGTGGACCTCAACGTGCTGGTGACCATCTTCGCCATCCTGGGTGCGCTGGCGCAGATCCTATTCCTCTTCAACTTCTTCTACAGCGTGTTCCGCGGTCCCAAGGCGGTGCAGAACCCCTGGAAGGGCACCACGCTCGAGTGGACCACACCGGTGGAGCACATCCACGGCAACTGGCCGGGCGCCATTCCCACGGTGCACCGTTGGCCGTACGACTACAGCAAGCCCGGCAAGGCGGAGGATTTTGTGCCGCAGACCGTGCCCCTGGAGCACGGCGAGGAGGAGGAGCACGGCTGA
- the queG gene encoding tRNA epoxyqueuosine(34) reductase QueG — MDARARAEAIKRKAHELGFLACGVAKAGFLEEEAPRLEQWLRQGRHGSMSYMESHFDLRLDPTKLMPGARSVISLAVNYFSPPQQQDPEAPLLSTYAYGRDYHKVVKQRLKPLMAFIVEHFGAVELRAFVDSAPVLEKAWAERAGVGWRGKHTNVIRQGTGSWFFLCELITDLELAPDAPATDHCGTCRRCLDACPTEAITPYGVDGARCISHLTIELKDAIPEEFTGRLAGWAFGCDICQQVCPWNRFATPHAEPQFAPRPEVMALTGEEWHGLTEVVFDRLFEGSAVKRTKYGGLRRNLDFLRRSGG, encoded by the coding sequence ATGGACGCCCGAGCTCGTGCTGAGGCCATCAAGCGCAAGGCGCACGAGCTGGGCTTTCTGGCCTGCGGGGTGGCGAAGGCGGGTTTCCTCGAGGAGGAAGCGCCGCGGCTCGAGCAATGGCTTCGGCAGGGCAGGCACGGCAGCATGAGCTACATGGAGAGCCACTTCGACCTGCGGCTGGACCCGACGAAGCTGATGCCTGGGGCGCGCAGCGTGATCAGCTTAGCGGTCAACTACTTCAGCCCGCCCCAGCAGCAGGACCCGGAGGCGCCGCTGCTGAGCACATATGCCTATGGGCGGGACTACCACAAGGTGGTGAAGCAGCGCTTGAAGCCCTTGATGGCCTTCATCGTGGAGCATTTCGGAGCGGTGGAGCTGCGCGCCTTCGTGGACAGCGCACCGGTGCTGGAGAAGGCCTGGGCCGAGCGGGCCGGCGTGGGCTGGCGGGGCAAGCACACCAACGTGATCCGCCAGGGCACAGGCAGCTGGTTCTTCCTGTGCGAGCTGATCACGGACCTGGAGTTGGCGCCCGATGCCCCGGCCACGGACCACTGCGGCACTTGCCGGCGCTGCCTCGATGCCTGCCCCACGGAGGCCATCACGCCCTATGGGGTGGACGGCGCGCGCTGCATCAGCCACCTCACCATCGAGCTGAAGGACGCGATCCCGGAGGAGTTCACCGGCAGGCTGGCGGGTTGGGCTTTCGGCTGCGACATCTGCCAGCAGGTGTGCCCATGGAACCGCTTCGCCACGCCGCATGCCGAGCCGCAGTTCGCCCCGCGGCCGGAGGTGATGGCCCTGACGGGGGAGGAGTGGCACGGCCTGACCGAAGTGGTCTTCGACCGCCTGTTCGAGGGCAGCGCGGTGAAGCGCACCAAATACGGCGGGCTGCGGCGCAACCTGGACTTTCTGCGCCGATCCGGGGGCTGA
- a CDS encoding Omp28-related outer membrane protein, which translates to MRSLRPTSALALVLALAFSACDKVEQPYETVQSGGGGNGGDAVVRKVLLEDMTGHRCNNCPGAATQAAALQAIHGENLVVIAVHCVNGFSAPLPPVGDGILDSDHRTPEGTAYESAFGITFLPTGLVSRRPFNSILQLDYGDWGDAINDIIGDSTAFHLWFDALTVGGGSVSTTVKLALLGPVTGDHNLVVALTEDHIIDWQIDVNATPPEVPDYEHRHMLRGNLNGTWGVPAIVGSAAAGDTLTFTYTNPLPGSVLNPDNCALVAYVYDATTKEVMQVEERKFQP; encoded by the coding sequence ATGCGCTCCCTGCGACCCACATCGGCCCTGGCGCTCGTGCTCGCCCTTGCCTTCTCCGCCTGTGACAAGGTGGAACAGCCCTATGAGACCGTGCAGAGCGGCGGCGGGGGGAACGGCGGGGATGCCGTTGTGCGCAAGGTGCTGTTGGAGGACATGACCGGCCACCGCTGCAACAACTGCCCGGGCGCGGCCACCCAGGCGGCCGCCCTGCAGGCCATCCATGGGGAGAACCTGGTCGTCATCGCCGTGCACTGCGTCAACGGCTTCTCCGCACCCTTGCCGCCCGTGGGCGATGGCATCCTGGACAGCGATCACCGCACCCCCGAGGGCACGGCCTACGAAAGCGCCTTCGGCATCACTTTCCTACCCACCGGCCTGGTCAGCCGCCGACCGTTCAACAGCATCCTGCAACTGGACTACGGCGACTGGGGTGATGCGATCAACGACATCATCGGCGACAGCACCGCCTTCCACCTGTGGTTCGACGCCCTCACCGTCGGGGGTGGTTCGGTCTCCACCACCGTGAAGCTCGCCCTTCTGGGCCCCGTCACCGGCGACCACAACCTGGTGGTGGCCCTCACCGAGGACCACATCATCGATTGGCAGATCGACGTGAACGCCACGCCGCCGGAGGTGCCGGACTATGAGCACCGCCACATGCTCCGCGGCAACCTCAACGGCACCTGGGGCGTGCCCGCCATCGTGGGCAGCGCCGCCGCCGGCGATACGCTCACCTTCACCTACACGAACCCGCTGCCCGGCAGCGTGCTCAACCCGGACAACTGCGCCCTGGTGGCCTACGTGTACGACGCCACCACCAAGGAGGTGATGCAGGTGGAGGAACGCAAGTTCCAGCCCTGA
- a CDS encoding tail fiber domain-containing protein, protein MVQTASGQTSGNEHYGVHTRAYDGAVKNYGVYGRGWLNTGKSTTDNMGVYGDTENGSGQATNAYGVKGYSSGLPTTKGFGVHGYVYTTPSDSSSAVLLAGVYGSTQHTNYPNRWAAYFVGAGFHSAGVWQSSDAMLKQNVTDLTDASDILAQLQPKRYQFRTADYPQLGLPEGTHDGIMAGDLQAVLPGLVRTVTQPAEVDSLGNVLQPAVTFKAVNYGGLIPVLVGASNEQGAQMAALQDQVAQLQQQLAAMQQDLASCCTANGGTDQRTMSPGAGTGAGANEALRTDLFILPNPVADLTQLRYTVAAPGRTRLEVSDASGKRLEVLEEAVREVGTYTHDWTTTDLAPGTYHCTLFLNDSFVVKKAVKVAR, encoded by the coding sequence GTGGTGCAGACGGCCAGCGGCCAGACCTCGGGCAACGAACACTATGGCGTGCATACGCGGGCCTACGACGGGGCTGTGAAGAACTATGGTGTATATGGCCGGGGCTGGCTCAACACCGGCAAGTCCACCACGGACAACATGGGTGTCTACGGGGACACGGAGAACGGATCCGGGCAGGCCACCAATGCGTATGGTGTAAAAGGCTACAGCAGCGGGCTGCCCACCACCAAGGGTTTCGGCGTGCATGGTTATGTGTACACCACCCCGAGCGACTCGAGCAGCGCAGTCCTATTGGCCGGCGTATATGGCAGCACGCAGCACACGAACTATCCCAATCGCTGGGCGGCCTATTTCGTCGGCGCGGGTTTTCATTCGGCCGGTGTGTGGCAGAGCTCCGATGCGATGCTGAAGCAGAATGTCACGGACCTGACCGATGCCTCGGATATACTCGCCCAGTTGCAGCCGAAGCGGTATCAGTTCAGGACGGCCGACTACCCCCAGTTGGGTCTACCGGAAGGCACCCACGATGGCATCATGGCTGGCGATCTTCAGGCCGTTCTGCCCGGTCTGGTCCGAACGGTGACCCAGCCTGCGGAGGTCGACTCGTTGGGGAACGTCCTTCAACCGGCGGTGACCTTCAAGGCCGTGAACTACGGCGGGCTGATCCCAGTGCTGGTCGGGGCCAGCAACGAACAAGGCGCACAGATGGCCGCTCTGCAAGACCAGGTCGCTCAGCTCCAGCAACAACTCGCTGCGATGCAGCAGGACCTCGCGAGCTGCTGCACGGCCAACGGAGGAACTGACCAGCGCACCATGAGCCCAGGGGCAGGGACAGGAGCGGGTGCAAACGAAGCCCTGCGCACCGATCTCTTCATCCTGCCCAACCCGGTGGCGGACCTCACGCAGCTGCGCTACACGGTGGCCGCGCCGGGCCGCACGCGCCTGGAGGTCAGCGATGCCAGCGGCAAGCGGCTGGAGGTGCTGGAGGAGGCCGTGCGGGAGGTGGGCACGTACACCCACGACTGGACCACCACCGACCTGGCGCCCGGCACCTACCACTGCACGCTGTTCCTCAACGACAGCTTCGTGGTGAAGAAGGCCGTGAAGGTGGCGCGGTAA
- a CDS encoding cytochrome c oxidase subunit II — protein MTKLLILLVLVLAILAVAQLARVYELTSKLRGKREEDISPADNRMNATLWYVFMVVYYAFLFWLMWAYGDKMLPVSASEHGVALDALLNFNWVILFIVFFITNTLLFWFAGKYAYRADRKAYFYAHNNKLELVWTVVPAAFLAVIIIFGLRTWQDITGPASPDALQVELYAKQFDWTARYPGEDGILGATDFRLINGDNPLGIVTKESIARRLAELAADKAEIGSTLHHSILPDGKVDELHAQMAKIDRQAGRIVNLRTMMEQDIAEKGDASAYVHGADDVVIKEFHLPLRKEVNLLIRSRDVIHSAYIPHMRTQMNAVPGMTTTFKMVPTISTDSMRLVMKDEAFDFILLCNKICGASHYNMQMPLVVEEQGTYDAWYAEARKKPFQAPPMAAAPAPPAAAAPADSTAAPADSIAVPATATAALKP, from the coding sequence ATGACGAAGCTGCTGATCCTCCTGGTCCTGGTCCTGGCCATCCTGGCGGTGGCCCAGCTGGCGCGGGTCTATGAACTGACCTCGAAGCTGCGCGGCAAGCGCGAGGAGGACATCTCCCCGGCCGACAACCGCATGAACGCCACCCTGTGGTATGTGTTCATGGTGGTGTACTACGCCTTCTTGTTCTGGTTGATGTGGGCCTACGGTGATAAGATGCTGCCGGTGTCCGCGAGCGAGCATGGCGTGGCCCTGGACGCCCTGCTGAACTTCAACTGGGTGATCCTCTTCATCGTTTTCTTCATCACCAACACGCTGCTGTTCTGGTTCGCCGGCAAGTACGCCTACCGGGCGGACCGGAAGGCCTACTTCTACGCCCACAACAACAAGTTGGAGCTGGTGTGGACGGTGGTGCCGGCGGCCTTCCTGGCGGTGATCATCATCTTCGGGCTGCGCACCTGGCAGGACATCACCGGCCCGGCCTCGCCCGACGCGCTGCAGGTGGAGCTTTACGCCAAGCAGTTCGATTGGACGGCCCGCTACCCCGGTGAGGACGGCATCCTGGGGGCCACGGACTTCCGCCTGATCAACGGGGACAACCCGCTGGGCATCGTCACCAAGGAGAGCATCGCCAGGCGATTGGCCGAACTGGCCGCGGACAAGGCGGAGATCGGTTCCACGCTGCATCATTCGATCCTGCCGGACGGCAAGGTGGACGAGCTGCACGCGCAGATGGCCAAGATCGACCGCCAGGCGGGCCGCATCGTGAACCTGCGCACCATGATGGAGCAGGACATCGCCGAGAAGGGCGATGCGAGCGCTTACGTGCACGGCGCCGATGACGTGGTGATCAAGGAGTTCCACCTGCCGCTGCGCAAGGAGGTGAACCTGCTCATCCGCAGCCGCGACGTCATCCACAGCGCCTACATCCCGCACATGCGCACCCAGATGAACGCCGTGCCGGGCATGACGACGACCTTCAAGATGGTGCCCACGATCAGCACCGACAGCATGCGTCTGGTAATGAAGGACGAGGCCTTCGACTTCATCCTGTTGTGCAACAAGATCTGCGGCGCCAGCCATTACAACATGCAGATGCCGCTGGTGGTGGAGGAGCAGGGCACCTATGACGCCTGGTACGCCGAGGCGCGCAAGAAGCCCTTCCAGGCCCCGCCGATGGCCGCCGCTCCTGCACCGCCCGCCGCTGCCGCGCCCGCGGACAGCACGGCCGCCCCTGCGGACAGCATCGCCGTCCCGGCCACCGCCACCGCCGCCCTGAAGCCCTGA
- a CDS encoding T9SS type A sorting domain-containing protein, whose translation MNLALAAMATAQNLVPNPSFEDTTHCSLYQPPYEEAVGWYSANLATPDIFDCDTVDPCGTFMDPTDTGIQAKGYRTAYDGSRLAGGFHWYGTDSTGSTREYLSAKLLAGLEAGRSYRVSLYCARPKGHRRAIDHIGVYFGPDSIHEPHTTVLPFSPQIQLRDPNNAYLLDTNWVELADTLVAQGNERWLVIGTFQDDPQVNGIDLPPLFPQPKAYYYIDAVAVVPLYAEAVEEQLAGSAELSATSEMIRWISSEPLRSLSVIDAAGRVVWQPRLSESREGGILVPSSLAQGLYTVIAYMGGQRRVVRFIK comes from the coding sequence ATGAACTTGGCCCTCGCCGCGATGGCGACGGCTCAGAACCTCGTGCCCAACCCGAGCTTCGAGGACACCACCCATTGCTCCCTGTATCAACCGCCTTACGAGGAGGCCGTCGGCTGGTATAGCGCCAACCTGGCCACACCGGACATCTTCGACTGCGATACTGTGGATCCTTGTGGCACCTTCATGGACCCCACGGACACTGGAATACAGGCAAAGGGGTACAGGACCGCATACGACGGGAGCCGATTGGCCGGCGGATTTCATTGGTATGGGACGGACAGTACTGGCAGCACGCGAGAGTACCTGAGCGCCAAGCTGCTCGCCGGGCTCGAGGCCGGTAGGAGCTATCGGGTGAGCCTGTATTGTGCACGACCAAAAGGGCACCGACGCGCTATTGACCACATTGGTGTGTACTTCGGCCCGGATAGTATTCACGAACCGCACACCACGGTGCTACCGTTCAGCCCGCAGATACAGCTCCGTGATCCGAACAACGCCTATCTGCTGGATACGAACTGGGTCGAACTGGCGGACACCCTTGTGGCGCAAGGCAACGAGCGCTGGCTGGTGATCGGCACCTTTCAGGACGACCCACAAGTGAACGGCATCGACCTGCCGCCCCTGTTCCCACAGCCCAAGGCCTACTATTACATTGATGCGGTGGCCGTGGTACCGCTGTATGCTGAGGCGGTTGAGGAGCAGCTGGCAGGGTCTGCAGAGCTATCGGCGACGTCCGAGATGATCCGATGGATCAGCAGCGAGCCCTTGCGCTCCTTGTCGGTCATTGATGCGGCCGGCCGGGTGGTCTGGCAGCCGCGCTTGTCCGAGAGCCGAGAGGGTGGCATCCTGGTTCCAAGCAGCTTGGCACAAGGCCTGTACACGGTCATCGCGTACATGGGTGGGCAACGAAGGGTCGTCAGGTTCATCAAGTGA
- the ruvB gene encoding Holliday junction branch migration DNA helicase RuvB yields MPAAFDPRQEQRAASDKELEQVLRPRQFGEFAGQQAVTDNLKVFVQAARQRGEALDHVLLHGPPGLGKTTLANIIASEMGVGIRITSGPVLDKPADLAGLLTNLEPHDVLFIDEIHRLTPVIEEYLYSAMEDYRIDLVIDAGPNARTVQIALNPFTLVGATTRSGLLTAPLRARFGINSRLDYYDAQTLTGIVKRSAGLLGVPIAEEAAVEIARRSRGTPRIANALLRRVRDFAQIQGDGTITLAIAQHALKALNVDAHGLDEMDNRILGAIIDKFGGGPVGLNTVATAVGEEAGTIEEVYEPFLIMEGYLQRTPRGRMATERAYRHLGRVPSAKPGGLFE; encoded by the coding sequence ATGCCCGCGGCCTTCGACCCCCGCCAGGAGCAGCGCGCCGCCAGTGACAAGGAGCTGGAGCAGGTGCTGCGTCCGCGCCAGTTCGGCGAGTTCGCCGGGCAGCAGGCGGTGACGGACAACCTGAAGGTGTTCGTGCAGGCGGCCCGGCAGCGCGGCGAGGCCCTGGACCACGTGCTGCTTCATGGTCCGCCGGGGCTGGGCAAGACCACCCTGGCGAACATCATCGCCTCGGAGATGGGGGTGGGCATCCGGATCACCAGCGGTCCGGTGCTGGACAAACCCGCGGACCTGGCGGGTCTGCTGACGAACCTGGAGCCGCACGACGTGCTGTTCATCGACGAGATCCACCGGTTGACGCCGGTGATCGAGGAGTACCTGTACAGCGCCATGGAGGACTACCGGATCGACCTGGTGATCGATGCGGGGCCGAACGCGCGGACGGTGCAGATCGCGCTGAACCCCTTCACCCTGGTGGGGGCCACCACGCGGAGCGGCTTGCTGACGGCGCCGCTGCGGGCGCGCTTCGGCATCAACAGCCGACTGGACTACTACGACGCGCAGACCCTGACGGGCATCGTGAAGCGGAGCGCGGGCCTGCTGGGGGTGCCCATCGCCGAAGAGGCGGCCGTGGAGATCGCCCGGCGGAGCCGGGGCACGCCGAGGATCGCCAACGCGCTGCTGCGTCGGGTGCGCGACTTCGCCCAGATCCAGGGGGACGGCACCATCACGCTGGCCATCGCCCAGCACGCCCTGAAGGCCCTGAACGTGGACGCGCATGGGCTGGACGAGATGGACAACCGGATCCTGGGAGCCATCATCGACAAGTTCGGCGGCGGACCGGTGGGCCTCAACACCGTGGCCACGGCCGTGGGGGAGGAGGCCGGCACCATCGAGGAGGTGTACGAGCCCTTCCTGATCATGGAGGGCTACCTGCAGCGCACCCCGCGCGGCCGCATGGCCACCGAGCGGGCGTACCGCCACCTGGGCCGGGTGCCCAGCGCGAAGCCGGGCGGCCTGTTCGAGTGA